A window of the Arcobacter sp. F155 genome harbors these coding sequences:
- a CDS encoding 2-oxoglutarate ferredoxin oxidoreductase subunit beta — MAFNYDNYLRTNKMPTLWCWGCGDGVILKALIRAIDKLGWDMDDVCVVSGIGCSGRFSSYINCNTVHTTHGRAIAYATGIKLANPDKKVICVTGDGDGLAIGGNHTIHGCRRNIDINHIVINNFIYGLTNSQTSPTTPQGMWTVTAKRGNIDPTFNACDLAIGAGASFVARETMLDPKKLERIFVKGFEHNGYSFFDIFSNCHVNLGRKNKMASAMENLEWIDEITMAKTKFEKLEEGEEKEKLFPTGILKHDKEAREYTDMYKLVQEAHQNNTKVEL; from the coding sequence GTTGTGGTGATGGTGTTATTTTAAAAGCACTTATCCGTGCAATTGACAAACTTGGATGGGATATGGACGATGTTTGTGTTGTCTCTGGAATTGGATGTTCTGGAAGATTTTCATCATACATCAACTGTAATACAGTACATACAACACATGGTAGAGCAATTGCTTATGCAACTGGAATTAAACTAGCAAATCCAGATAAAAAAGTTATTTGTGTAACTGGTGATGGTGATGGTTTAGCAATTGGTGGAAACCATACAATCCATGGTTGTAGAAGAAATATTGATATTAACCATATTGTTATTAATAACTTTATTTATGGATTAACAAACTCTCAAACTTCTCCAACAACTCCTCAAGGAATGTGGACAGTTACAGCAAAAAGAGGAAATATTGACCCTACTTTTAATGCTTGTGATTTAGCAATTGGAGCTGGTGCTTCATTTGTTGCAAGAGAGACAATGTTAGACCCTAAAAAGCTTGAAAGAATCTTTGTAAAAGGTTTTGAGCACAATGGTTATTCATTCTTCGATATTTTCTCTAACTGTCATGTTAACCTTGGTAGAAAAAATAAAATGGCTTCTGCTATGGAAAACTTAGAGTGGATTGATGAAATCACGATGGCTAAAACAAAGTTTGAAAAACTAGAAGAAGGTGAAGAGAAAGAGAAACTTTTCCCTACTGGTATTTTAAAACATGATAAAGAAGCTAGAGAATATACAGATATGTATAAACTAGTTCAAGAAGCACATCAAAATAATACTAAAGTAG